A stretch of Lactuca sativa cultivar Salinas chromosome 6, Lsat_Salinas_v11, whole genome shotgun sequence DNA encodes these proteins:
- the LOC111897829 gene encoding magnesium transporter MRS2-11, chloroplastic, which produces MALKSTPPIFSSLHFPHLSVVRSPPYILFTRCKSIRSTYPAISLRKSCYFLFPVPLEVLSTGRSKRYTKSTEDSRQETPAGDNDDDDSIEETYPSSDDFDKVTSSDSRKSISSLSDALNLGSRDPVYEVVEVSSKGMVSTRKVNRRHLLKSSGLRPRDIRSVDPSLWLTNTMPSLLVRENAILLNLGSLRAIAMQECVFIFNYNRRGGKAFIDDLLPRLNPKSMIGGGVVMPFELEVVEAALNSRIQHFEHRLMDLDPHVQDLLKVLPNRLTANILEQLRICKQTLVELGSKAGALRQMLLDMLEDSQEIRRLCIVGRNCILSRNSNVECSVPLEKQIDEEEEEEIEMLLENYLHRCESCHNQAERLLDSAREMEDSIAVNLSSRRLQVSRFELLLQVGSFCLGAGALVSGIFGMNLRSYIEEHVFAFWLTTAGIIFGAVVAFFLTYSYLRAKKIL; this is translated from the exons ATGGCATTAAAATCTACGCCTCCAATTTTTTCCTCCTTACACTTCCCGCATTTATCAGTGGTTCGTTCGCCGCCGTACATTCTGTTTACAAGATGCAAATCGATCAGGTCAACATATCCGGCGatctctctgcggaagagctgcTATTTTCTGTTCCCAGTTCCACTGGAAGTCTTATCGACCGGTAGGTCTAAGCGTTATACGAAATCAACGGAAGATAGTAGGCAGGAAACTCCTGCTGGTGATAATGACGACGATGATTCCATTGAAGAGACTTATCCAAGCTCAGACGATTTTGATAAAGTTACTTCCAGTGATTCGAGGAAAAGTATCTCGTCCTTGTCTGATGCTCTTAACCTTGGGAGCCGTGATCCTGTTTATGAG GTTGTGGAAGTTAGTTCAAAAGGAATGGTCTCAACCCGAAAAGTTAACAGAAGGCATCTACTAAAATCAAGTg GTCTTCGTCCACGTGACATACGAAGTGTTGATCCCTCATTATGGTTAACAAACACAATGCCCTCTTTACTG gtTCGTGAAAACGCTATACTATTGAATTTAGGCTCATTGCGTGCAATTGCAATGCAAGAATGTGTCTTTATATTCAACTACAATCG TAGAGGAGGAAAAGCTTTTATAGATGATTTGTTACCTCGATTAAACCCTAAAAGTATGATTGGAGGAggcgtagtaatgccctttgagCTTGAG GTAGTTGAAGCTGCACTTAATTCACGAATACAGCACTTCGAACACAGACTAATGGATTTAGACCCACAT GTTCAAGATTTACTCAAGGTTTTACCAAACCGATTAACAGCTAACATACTGGAACAGCTTCGTATATGCAAGCAAACATTG GTGGAACTTGGATCAAAAGCAGGAGCACTAAGACAAATGCTGCTTGATATGTTGGAAGATTCTCAAGAAATTCGACGACTTTGTATTGTGGGTAGAAACTGTATATTGAGTAGAAATAGCAATGTTGAATGCTCAGTTCCACTTGAGAAGCAGATTGATGAGG aagaggaagaagaaattgaaaTGTTGTTGGAAAATTATCTTCACAG ATGTGAGTCATGTCATAATCAAGCAGAAAGGCTTCTTGATTCCGCAAGAGAAATGGAAGATTCCATTGCTGTTAACTTGAG TTCGCGGAGGCTTCAGGTGAGCAGATTTGAATTGCTTCTTCAGGTTGGGAGCTTTTGTCTTGGAGCTGGTGCTCTTGTTTCAG GTATATTTGGAATGAATTTAAGATCCTATATTGAAGAACATGTG TTTGCGTTTTGGCTTACAACAGCCGGAATTATCTTCGGTGCTGTGGTGGCATTTTTTCTCACATATTCATACTTGAGGGCAAAGAAAATATTATAG
- the LOC111897828 gene encoding uncharacterized protein LOC111897828 yields the protein MAEENNSNDTRHSGAGDVDDRSEASDYTSEDEGTEDYRRGGYHAVRIGDTFKHSRYVVQSKLGWGHFSTVWLAWDTHKSRYVALKVQKSAQHYTEAAMDEITILKQIAEGDPDDKKSVVKLLDHFKHSGPNGQHVCMVFEYLGDNLLTMIKYSDYRGIPLYKVKQICYHILGGLDYLHRELSIIHTDLKPENILLLSTIDPEKDPPKTGKPLILPSEKVPPDTGASKDSKILNGDLTKNQKKKIRKKAKKAAQNSSGKEESEDVEACKEKSMDSSHGNRRRSRSARKKLLTEVDVKCKLVDFGNACWTYKQFTSDIQTRQYRCPEVLLGSKYSTSADLWSFACICFELATGDVLFDPHSGENYDRDEDHLALMMELLGTMPRKVALGGRYSRDFFNRHGDLRHIRRLKFWPLNKVLMEKYEFSEEDANELADFLVPILDFVPEKRPTAAECLNHPWITGQIQMNSREKAEREAMEVGIGKIAIGGVDNSELR from the exons ATGGCGGAGGAAAATAATAGTAATGATACAAGACATTCCGGCGCCGGCGATGTCGATGATCGGAGCGAAGCAAGCGATTACACTTCAGAAGACGAAGGAACAGAGGATTACAGGCGTGGAGGTTATCACGCTGTTCGAATTGGCGATACGTTTAAGCACTCGAGATATGTTGTTCAGAGCAAACTCGGTTGGGGCCATTTTTCGACTGTCTGGCTCGCTTGGGACACTCATAAATCT AGATATGTAGCTTTGAAAGTTCAAAAAAGCGCTCAACATTACACTGAAGCAGCAATGGATGAAATCACGATCTTAAAGCAGATAGCGGAAGGAGATCCTGACGATAAGAAATCCGTCGTGAAGCTTTTAGATCATTTCAAACACTCAGGCCCAAACGGACAACATGTGTGTATGGTGTTCGAGTATTTGGGGGATAATCTGTTAACTATGATCAAGTATTCAGATTATCGAGGGATTCCTCTTTACAAAGTTAAACAAATCTGCTACCACATCTTAGGAGGTTTGGATTACTTGCATCGCGAGCTTTCCATCATCCATACCGACCTTAAACCGGAGAACATTTTGCTTTTGTCCACGATTGATCCAGAAAAAGATCCACCAAAAACAGGCAAACCTCTCATTCTCCCATCTGAAAAAGTTCCACCGGACACCGGAGCTTCAAAAGATAGTAAGATTTTGAATGGTGATCTTACAAAGAATCAGAAGAAGAAAATCAGGAAAAAAGCTAAGAAAGCCGCCCAAAATTCTTCCGGAAAGGAAGAATCCGAGGATGTTGAAGCTTGTAAAGAGAAATCAATGGATTCCAGCCATGGAAATAGGAGAAGAAGCCGTTCAGCAAGGAAGAAGCTGTTAACAGAGGTTGATGTCAAGTGTAAACTGGTTGATTTTGGTAACGCATGTTGGACTTACAAACAATTCACAAGTGATATTCAAACTAGACAATACAGATGTCCAGAAGTTTTGTTAGGATCCAAATACTCAACATCTGCAGATCTATGGTCTTTTGCTTGCATTTGTTTTGAGCTTGCAACTGGTGATGTTCTCTTTGATCCTCATAGTGGTGAAAATTATGACAGAGATGAG GATCATTTGGCTTTAATGATGGAGCTTTTAGGAACGATGCCTAGAAAGGTAGCTTTAGGTGGAAGGTATTCACGAGACTTTTTCAACAGACATGGTGATTTGAGGCATATCAGGAGGTTGAAATTTTGGCCATTAAACAAGGTGTTAATGGAGAAATATGAGTTTAGTGAAGAAGATGCAAATGAATTGGCTGATTTTCTTGTTCCTATACTTGACTTTGTACCTGAGAAAAGACCTACTGCTGCAGAGTGTCTTAATCATCCTTGGATCACTGGTCAGATTCAGATGAATAGTAGAGAGAAAGCTGAGAGGGAAGCTATGGAGGTTGGGATTGGGAAAATAGCAATTGGGGGAGTTGACAATTCGGAATTAAGGTAA